One genomic window of Ruminococcus gauvreauii includes the following:
- a CDS encoding hydratase: MIQLYETGAYLLNGTELVADTPDAQAVLQSKLGSAPSKEEAAKNTIAYGILADHNTSGNMEKLQVKFDKLTSHDITFVGIIQTARASGLEKFPVPYVLTNCHNSLCAVGGTINEDDHMFGLTCAKKYGGVYVPPHQAVIHQFAREMLACGGGMILGSDSHTRYGALGTMAMGEGGPELVKQLLEQTYDIDMPGVIGVYMTGAPVPGVGPQDVALAIIGAVFANGYVKNKVMEFVGPGVANLSADFRIGVDVMTTETTCLSSIWRTDDKIKEFYEIHGRGGDYKELNPGAVTYYDGIIHVELDKVKPMIAMPFHPSNTYTIDELNANLMDILDDVEKKALVSLDGKVDFSLKDKVRDGKLYVEQGIIAGCAGGGFENICAAADILRGSGIGSDAFTLSVYPASTPIYMEIAKNGVLADLMATGAVVKTAFCGPCFGAGDTPANNALSIRHSTRNFPNREGSKIQNGQISSVALMDARSIAATAANKGYLTPATDFAGEYTNPVYHFESSIYENRVFDSKGVADPSVEIQFGPNIKDWPAMSALTDNIVLKVVSEIHDPVTTTDELIPSGETSSYRSNPLGLAEFTLSRKDPAYVGRAKEVQAAEKARTDGQDPCTALAELAPVMETVKDSFGNVSPDNTGIGSTIFAVKPGDGSAREQAASCQKVLGGWANIANEYATKRYRSNLINWGMLPFLIPEGELPFANGDYLFVPDIKKAVEEKAGEIKAYNASDSMKEFTMQLGDLTDDEREIILKGCLINYNRK, translated from the coding sequence ATGATTCAATTATATGAAACCGGCGCCTATCTGCTGAACGGAACAGAACTCGTGGCGGATACACCGGATGCACAGGCGGTTTTGCAGAGTAAACTGGGGAGCGCACCTTCAAAAGAGGAAGCCGCAAAGAATACCATTGCCTATGGGATTCTGGCTGATCACAATACATCAGGCAATATGGAAAAGCTTCAGGTAAAGTTTGACAAGCTGACCTCACATGACATCACCTTTGTTGGGATTATTCAGACGGCGAGGGCTTCGGGACTGGAGAAATTTCCGGTACCGTACGTACTGACCAACTGTCATAACTCTCTGTGTGCAGTCGGCGGAACCATCAATGAGGATGACCACATGTTCGGACTGACATGTGCGAAAAAATACGGCGGTGTCTATGTGCCGCCCCATCAGGCAGTCATCCATCAGTTCGCACGCGAGATGCTCGCATGCGGCGGCGGCATGATCCTGGGTTCTGACAGCCATACACGCTACGGAGCACTCGGAACCATGGCGATGGGTGAAGGGGGACCGGAACTTGTAAAGCAGCTGCTGGAGCAGACATATGACATCGATATGCCGGGTGTGATCGGCGTTTACATGACGGGAGCGCCGGTGCCGGGCGTAGGTCCGCAGGACGTTGCGCTTGCGATCATCGGAGCCGTCTTTGCTAACGGTTATGTAAAAAATAAAGTGATGGAATTCGTGGGACCCGGCGTTGCCAACTTGAGTGCGGACTTCAGAATCGGTGTGGATGTCATGACGACAGAGACGACGTGCCTGTCCTCTATCTGGAGAACAGACGATAAGATCAAAGAGTTCTATGAGATTCACGGAAGAGGCGGCGATTACAAAGAGCTGAATCCGGGGGCTGTCACGTATTATGACGGCATCATTCATGTTGAACTGGATAAAGTGAAGCCGATGATCGCTATGCCGTTCCATCCGAGCAATACCTATACAATAGATGAACTGAATGCGAACCTGATGGATATTCTGGATGATGTCGAGAAGAAAGCTCTTGTAAGCCTTGACGGTAAGGTTGACTTCTCCCTGAAGGATAAAGTAAGAGACGGAAAACTCTATGTGGAGCAGGGAATCATCGCAGGCTGTGCCGGCGGCGGATTTGAGAATATCTGTGCCGCGGCCGATATCTTAAGGGGTTCAGGTATCGGTTCGGATGCCTTTACATTAAGCGTATACCCGGCAAGTACACCGATTTATATGGAGATTGCAAAAAACGGCGTTCTGGCAGATCTGATGGCGACAGGTGCAGTTGTGAAGACGGCATTTTGCGGACCGTGCTTCGGTGCCGGGGATACTCCGGCAAATAATGCGCTGAGTATTCGTCATTCTACGAGAAACTTCCCGAACCGCGAAGGCTCTAAGATTCAGAACGGACAGATTTCTTCCGTTGCACTGATGGATGCACGTTCGATTGCGGCAACTGCGGCAAATAAAGGATATCTGACACCGGCGACGGATTTTGCCGGAGAGTACACAAATCCGGTGTATCATTTTGAAAGTTCGATCTACGAGAACCGGGTGTTTGACAGCAAGGGCGTGGCGGATCCTTCTGTTGAGATTCAGTTCGGTCCGAACATCAAGGACTGGCCGGCGATGTCTGCACTGACAGACAACATCGTGCTGAAAGTGGTTTCTGAGATCCATGATCCGGTCACAACCACGGATGAACTGATTCCTTCCGGGGAGACTTCATCCTACCGCTCGAATCCTCTCGGACTCGCGGAGTTTACGCTGTCAAGAAAAGATCCGGCGTACGTGGGACGTGCAAAGGAAGTGCAGGCCGCAGAGAAGGCAAGGACAGACGGTCAGGATCCGTGTACTGCTCTGGCTGAGCTCGCACCGGTCATGGAAACGGTGAAGGATTCCTTTGGCAATGTGTCACCGGATAATACCGGAATCGGAAGTACGATCTTTGCAGTGAAGCCGGGCGACGGATCTGCGCGTGAGCAGGCGGCGTCATGCCAGAAAGTGCTGGGCGGTTGGGCAAATATTGCGAATGAATATGCAACAAAGAGATATCGCTCAAATCTGATCAACTGGGGTATGCTTCCATTTCTGATTCCGGAGGGCGAGCTGCCGTTTGCGAACGGAGACTATCTGTTTGTTCCGGATATCAAGAAGGCAGTGGAAGAAAAGGCCGGGGAGATCAAAGCATATAATGCCAGCGATTCCATGAAAGAATTTACCATGCAACTGGGTGACCTGACCGATGATGAACGTGAGATCATTCTGAAGGGATGCCTGATTAACTATAACAGAAAATAG
- a CDS encoding HlyD family efflux transporter periplasmic adaptor subunit, whose product MKGSGLRKISKKKIGTGIIIVIVLAGAGIGFLLLRGGRAAAMQLTVTAQETAARKGSISNTVVGTGNLEEDAGDTQKVPAGLEYDEILVETGDEVQAGDSLAVINRASLLNMIVETQEKLDSLGDDIEDAAEEDSGSYEYKALAAEKEEGEAFLEELKALTETYTITAQQAGTVQSVSLTSKDDTTSKSNSDSSAGSSTGNSSTGNSGGVTGTAAGFAAKTAGGFLYLNSTENVQAEEAAELSEGSLDGSAGVLTPDADEDSGNDSAQEAELISDCRDLSLQIPRTGDPMEKSIDMTRYAGTVNWSETEEHYTADVCLTANNGYAFAADIQPVINGGTVSECSVSGEGEGNQLTFRLTVDKQSHSEPESGQSNGNKTDTGNESESTSGAGTEGNAGGNSDTGSAGGTADANLDGNISGQVSDSGSAGSVTAGSVSADSGVTGSTASGSESESGSGAGSIDANHTQAFSIASGDKMLLSVNVDELDILSVAVGQDAEITFDALEGQSYTGKITEISDSASVSGGVARYAVKIELAKDENMRAGMNASATITIESKEDIITIPLNALQEQGGRTFVYTQKNEETGQLSGETEVETGLSDGENVEITSGLSEGDTVYYHKTGSSESEDSIMVPDGGVMMFEGGAMPDGGGGRPSGDSGGGPGGGAPGM is encoded by the coding sequence ATGAAAGGAAGCGGATTAAGAAAAATCTCAAAAAAGAAGATTGGAACGGGCATCATAATAGTGATTGTGCTGGCTGGGGCGGGCATTGGTTTCCTGCTGCTGAGGGGCGGACGTGCTGCGGCGATGCAGCTGACCGTAACTGCACAGGAGACAGCTGCGCGGAAAGGCAGTATTTCCAATACGGTTGTGGGGACGGGAAATCTGGAGGAAGACGCAGGCGACACACAGAAGGTTCCGGCAGGTCTGGAATATGACGAGATCCTGGTGGAGACGGGTGATGAGGTGCAGGCCGGGGACAGCCTCGCAGTCATTAACAGGGCATCACTGCTTAATATGATTGTAGAGACGCAGGAGAAACTGGATTCACTGGGAGATGATATCGAGGATGCGGCGGAGGAAGATTCCGGTTCCTATGAATATAAGGCGCTGGCTGCTGAGAAAGAAGAGGGCGAAGCATTTCTGGAGGAGCTGAAGGCGCTGACAGAAACCTATACGATCACTGCACAGCAGGCAGGTACAGTCCAGTCGGTAAGCTTAACATCCAAAGATGATACAACGTCAAAAAGCAATTCGGACAGCAGTGCCGGAAGCAGTACCGGGAACAGCAGCACCGGAAACAGCGGCGGCGTGACGGGTACGGCGGCAGGCTTTGCGGCAAAGACAGCCGGTGGGTTTCTGTATCTGAACAGTACAGAGAATGTACAGGCGGAGGAAGCGGCGGAATTATCTGAAGGCAGCCTGGATGGCTCAGCCGGGGTGCTGACCCCGGATGCAGATGAAGACAGCGGCAATGACAGCGCACAGGAGGCGGAACTCATCAGTGACTGCCGGGATTTGTCACTGCAGATTCCGCGTACCGGAGATCCCATGGAAAAGTCCATCGATATGACACGGTATGCAGGAACCGTAAACTGGTCAGAAACAGAGGAACATTATACAGCGGACGTGTGCCTTACAGCAAACAACGGATACGCGTTTGCCGCTGACATTCAGCCTGTGATCAATGGCGGCACAGTATCGGAGTGCAGTGTAAGCGGGGAGGGTGAAGGAAATCAGCTGACGTTTAGACTTACGGTAGATAAACAGAGCCATTCAGAGCCCGAGTCAGGACAGAGCAACGGGAACAAAACGGATACCGGAAATGAATCGGAGAGTACCAGCGGTGCGGGGACGGAAGGCAATGCAGGCGGCAACAGCGATACCGGGAGTGCAGGCGGAACCGCAGATGCCAATTTGGACGGAAATATATCAGGTCAGGTGTCCGATTCCGGTTCGGCAGGGAGTGTGACGGCAGGGAGTGTATCAGCGGACAGTGGAGTAACTGGAAGTACAGCGTCAGGGTCCGAATCGGAATCCGGTTCCGGCGCCGGGAGTATTGATGCCAACCACACACAGGCATTTTCCATTGCATCGGGAGATAAGATGCTGCTCTCTGTGAATGTGGATGAACTGGATATTCTGTCTGTTGCGGTCGGACAGGATGCCGAAATCACATTTGACGCACTGGAAGGACAGTCGTATACCGGTAAGATCACCGAAATCTCAGACAGTGCAAGTGTCAGCGGAGGCGTCGCCAGGTATGCAGTGAAGATAGAACTGGCAAAGGATGAGAACATGCGGGCGGGAATGAACGCCTCGGCGACGATCACGATCGAGAGTAAAGAGGATATTATCACGATTCCGCTGAATGCACTGCAGGAACAGGGCGGCAGAACGTTCGTCTATACACAGAAGAATGAAGAGACCGGGCAGCTAAGCGGCGAGACAGAGGTGGAAACCGGATTGTCAGACGGCGAGAATGTTGAGATCACCAGCGGTCTGTCGGAAGGCGATACCGTTTATTATCATAAGACAGGAAGTTCAGAGTCAGAGGACAGTATCATGGTGCCGGATGGCGGCGTGATGATGTTCGAAGGCGGTGCAATGCCGGATGGGGGAGGCGGGAGGCCTTCCGGTGACTCAGGAGGCGGTCCGGGCGGCGGGGCGCCGGGAATGTAG
- a CDS encoding nitroreductase family protein produces MEDYKMDFEALQLKRESCRVYSEKPVPRDVLTHLVDVARMSPSGCNAQPWRFIIVDEPGPRGKLIEAFDDDGLTGCPWGDRVPSFIVICEDEAHLMPGVGERYGSQHFAQMDIGMAAMGLCYEAASMGLGTCMIGTLSQEKVHRALGIPKDRVVRLIITVGYPAKEGAPRKKARKPLDEILSYNKW; encoded by the coding sequence ATGGAAGATTATAAGATGGATTTTGAGGCTCTGCAGCTAAAAAGAGAGAGCTGCCGGGTCTACAGCGAGAAACCTGTACCGCGTGATGTGCTGACACATCTGGTGGATGTGGCACGTATGTCACCAAGCGGCTGCAATGCGCAGCCATGGCGTTTTATCATCGTGGACGAACCGGGTCCGCGGGGAAAACTGATCGAGGCCTTTGACGACGACGGCCTTACCGGCTGCCCCTGGGGCGACCGTGTTCCCAGTTTCATTGTTATCTGTGAGGACGAAGCACATCTGATGCCGGGAGTGGGAGAACGCTACGGGTCTCAGCACTTTGCACAGATGGATATCGGCATGGCAGCCATGGGGCTGTGCTATGAAGCGGCGTCGATGGGATTGGGCACGTGTATGATCGGTACGCTGAGTCAGGAAAAGGTGCACCGTGCACTCGGCATTCCAAAGGACAGGGTGGTCCGGCTGATCATTACAGTCGGATATCCGGCGAAAGAGGGAGCGCCGCGCAAAAAAGCACGGAAGCCTCTGGACGAGATCTTAAGCTATAACAAGTGGTAA
- a CDS encoding response regulator transcription factor, which translates to MLNVLVCDDDKEIVDAIEIYLSQEGYRILKAYDGIQALTIMKKEEIHLLILDIMMPRMDGIRATLKIREESNIPIIMLSAKSEDTDKILGLNMGADDYVTKPFNPLELVARAKSQLRRYTKLGNIQETDNVYRTGGLAINDERKEVTVDDEPVKLTPIEYNILLLLMKNQGRVFSIEQIYENIWQEEAIAADNTVAVHIRHIREKIEINPKEPRYLKVVWGVGYKIEKL; encoded by the coding sequence ATGTTAAACGTATTAGTTTGTGATGATGATAAAGAAATAGTAGATGCGATTGAGATCTATCTGTCGCAGGAAGGGTATCGAATCCTCAAGGCATATGACGGAATACAGGCGCTTACTATCATGAAGAAGGAGGAGATACACCTTCTGATTCTGGATATCATGATGCCGAGGATGGATGGGATCCGCGCCACTTTAAAGATCAGGGAGGAGAGCAACATACCGATCATTATGCTGTCCGCGAAGTCGGAGGATACGGATAAGATCCTGGGACTGAACATGGGCGCTGATGATTATGTGACAAAGCCATTCAATCCGCTTGAGCTCGTGGCGAGAGCAAAGTCTCAGCTGCGAAGGTACACTAAACTGGGGAACATACAGGAGACGGATAATGTATACCGTACGGGCGGTCTTGCGATCAATGATGAACGGAAAGAGGTTACGGTGGATGATGAACCTGTAAAACTAACGCCGATCGAATACAATATCCTGCTGCTTCTTATGAAAAATCAGGGAAGAGTATTCTCCATCGAGCAGATCTATGAGAATATCTGGCAGGAAGAGGCAATCGCCGCGGACAATACGGTGGCGGTCCATATCCGCCATATCCGTGAAAAGATAGAGATCAATCCAAAAGAACCACGCTATCTGAAAGTGGTGTGGGGTGTCGGTTACAAAATAGAAAAGCTTTAG
- a CDS encoding histidine kinase dimerization/phospho-acceptor domain-containing protein gives MEHETKFHFYSKFAKMTTLTLQMLCVAGFVISVVLAGYVMNTVGSFDDLTGRSSYEETSGCGMDAAQELHQNTQHVKYKPWFETDGEYNENKKIDISDPGRTDAGKMDKNTTYTVGQLRNILNQVNENSMGFSDILSNWGYYYDTDYYGEEYYDENGYYIGDVSEAASEEGTAETRLTDEENYILREMYNAGKRIEVELPASGVSLADQALKEQSVLYLMQKYENMSKVLDGLGIYLSSRNIDLETNLKYYVRDTETGAIATNVQEWEGKTTGMSEGDWAPLMHYTRDNGKVAFKTGETQAQRYMKNFFRNTPVVGDNEEVIVALDTSYTVSDDFKSNAEWFAAYQPKFYFLAGSAILTLLIGIACFIIATIQTGRREKGGEIILSKFDRLPTEIAVAIGCVFGGLLIGVSVSAGWSNSWEAVWLSVLAAVGAVICASFFMGVYLSLVRRLKSKTLWQNSLTRSIVKMSKKVYDARKTSGKIIIAFAGLLLAHVIVITAFMGFGVFIALIGDALVLLYLIKEGAGRQTIKEGLVHIAEGDLDYKIDVTTLQGENKEMAEHVNRVGDGLQNAMEKSMKNERMKAELITNVSHDIKTPLTSIINYVDLLKRENLQDSKVRGYIEVLDAKSQRLKQLTDDLVEASKVSTGNVELHMTRIQVQQLLQQAYGEFDEKLSAKGLQTILNQVEEPIVIMADGRQLWRIFENLLNNIAKYAMPNTRVYIDLQEKNGKAVMTFKNISEYPLNISADELTERFTRGDESRSTEGSGLGLSIAKNLTELQHGKFDIYLDGDLFKVTVAFDMTFAPEPEQVQETAE, from the coding sequence ATGGAACATGAAACAAAATTCCATTTCTATTCGAAGTTCGCCAAGATGACAACTCTGACGCTGCAGATGCTGTGTGTGGCAGGGTTTGTGATTTCGGTTGTCCTGGCGGGGTATGTGATGAATACGGTCGGCAGCTTTGATGACCTGACGGGACGTTCAAGCTACGAGGAGACTTCAGGATGCGGCATGGACGCGGCGCAGGAACTGCATCAGAATACGCAGCATGTCAAGTATAAGCCCTGGTTTGAGACGGACGGCGAATATAATGAAAATAAGAAAATAGATATCTCAGACCCCGGCAGGACAGACGCCGGGAAAATGGATAAAAACACAACCTATACGGTGGGACAGCTGAGAAATATTCTGAATCAGGTCAACGAAAACAGCATGGGGTTTTCAGATATTTTATCCAACTGGGGATATTACTATGATACGGATTATTACGGTGAAGAGTATTATGATGAAAATGGATACTATATAGGCGATGTGTCGGAAGCCGCATCGGAAGAGGGCACAGCAGAAACCCGGCTGACGGATGAGGAAAATTATATTCTACGGGAAATGTATAATGCGGGAAAGAGAATCGAAGTGGAACTTCCTGCCTCCGGAGTATCCCTTGCGGACCAGGCGCTGAAAGAACAGAGCGTCTTATACCTGATGCAAAAGTACGAGAACATGAGCAAGGTGCTGGATGGACTGGGTATTTATCTCAGCAGCAGGAATATTGACCTGGAAACCAACCTGAAATATTACGTTCGCGATACGGAGACGGGAGCTATCGCCACGAATGTACAGGAGTGGGAAGGGAAAACGACCGGCATGTCAGAAGGCGACTGGGCGCCGCTCATGCATTATACCCGTGACAATGGAAAAGTTGCGTTTAAAACGGGAGAGACACAGGCGCAGAGATACATGAAGAATTTTTTCCGGAATACGCCTGTCGTGGGGGATAATGAAGAAGTGATCGTGGCTCTTGACACATCCTACACCGTATCTGATGATTTTAAAAGTAATGCGGAGTGGTTCGCAGCGTATCAGCCGAAATTTTATTTCCTGGCGGGTTCCGCCATCCTGACCCTGCTGATCGGGATCGCCTGCTTTATCATAGCCACGATCCAGACCGGAAGAAGGGAAAAGGGAGGAGAGATCATACTCAGCAAATTCGACCGCCTTCCGACGGAGATTGCAGTTGCGATCGGATGTGTGTTCGGCGGTCTGCTCATCGGTGTAAGCGTCAGCGCCGGGTGGAGCAACAGCTGGGAGGCTGTGTGGCTTTCCGTGCTGGCAGCAGTGGGCGCGGTGATCTGTGCATCATTCTTCATGGGAGTATATTTAAGTCTGGTGCGCAGGCTCAAATCCAAAACACTCTGGCAGAACAGTCTGACGAGAAGTATCGTGAAAATGAGCAAAAAAGTCTATGATGCCCGCAAGACATCCGGGAAGATCATCATAGCGTTTGCCGGGCTTTTGCTGGCACATGTCATCGTGATCACAGCGTTCATGGGGTTCGGGGTATTTATAGCACTGATCGGAGACGCCCTGGTGCTGCTGTATCTGATCAAGGAAGGCGCAGGAAGGCAGACGATCAAAGAAGGACTTGTCCATATCGCGGAAGGCGACCTGGACTATAAGATTGACGTTACCACACTCCAGGGCGAAAACAAAGAGATGGCGGAACACGTCAACCGTGTGGGAGACGGACTTCAGAATGCGATGGAGAAATCCATGAAAAATGAACGCATGAAGGCGGAACTGATCACGAATGTTTCGCATGACATCAAGACTCCGCTGACCTCCATTATTAATTATGTGGACCTTCTGAAGCGGGAAAATCTCCAGGACAGCAAGGTCAGAGGATACATCGAGGTGCTGGATGCAAAATCACAGCGTCTGAAACAGCTGACAGATGATCTGGTTGAGGCAAGTAAGGTGAGCACGGGGAACGTTGAGCTCCATATGACGAGGATACAGGTACAGCAGCTGCTCCAGCAGGCATATGGGGAGTTTGACGAAAAGCTCTCGGCTAAAGGTCTGCAGACGATTCTGAATCAGGTGGAAGAGCCGATCGTGATCATGGCGGACGGAAGACAACTTTGGAGAATCTTTGAGAACCTGCTGAACAATATTGCAAAATATGCGATGCCGAATACCAGGGTGTACATTGACCTTCAGGAGAAAAACGGCAAGGCGGTGATGACCTTCAAGAATATATCAGAATATCCGCTCAATATCAGTGCGGATGAGCTGACGGAGAGATTCACGCGGGGGGATGAAAGCCGCAGCACCGAGGGGAGCGGGCTTGGGCTGTCCATCGCGAAGAATCTGACAGAACTTCAGCATGGCAAGTTTGACATCTATCTGGACGGCGATCTGTTTAAGGTGACAGTGGCGTTTGACATGACGTTCGCACCGGAACCGGAACAGGTGCAGGAGACAGCAGAATAA
- a CDS encoding DUF6512 family protein, whose translation MNKSLYRSFICGAVFVAITGTLLHFVYGWTGSNPIAGLFSPVSESTWEHMKLLFFPMLLSSLFIAHRQSQAYPCVLSGLLAGTIIGCLLIPVIFYTYSGILGFNLLALDIATFLVSVIAAFMIAYRLTKSCRVQPYQNVLIIITLMLTLAFFIFTFFPPDIGLFISPV comes from the coding sequence ATGAACAAATCATTGTACCGCTCTTTTATCTGTGGCGCCGTATTTGTCGCCATAACCGGAACCCTGCTGCATTTCGTATACGGCTGGACCGGCAGCAATCCGATCGCAGGCCTGTTCTCACCGGTCAGCGAATCTACCTGGGAGCACATGAAGCTATTGTTCTTTCCAATGCTTTTAAGCTCTCTGTTTATTGCACACAGGCAAAGCCAGGCATACCCTTGTGTACTCTCCGGTCTGCTGGCCGGAACGATCATCGGATGCCTTCTGATTCCCGTCATCTTCTATACATATTCGGGGATACTGGGCTTTAACCTGCTGGCGCTTGATATCGCGACCTTTCTTGTAAGTGTCATCGCTGCATTTATGATTGCATACCGGCTGACAAAAAGCTGCAGGGTTCAACCATACCAAAACGTATTGATTATTATTACCTTAATGTTAACCCTTGCTTTCTTTATCTTTACGTTTTTCCCTCCTGATATCGGATTATTTATATCTCCGGTATAA
- a CDS encoding YARHG domain-containing protein, whose product MMKKKMARGILAVMAVVMMTPAAAFAESVYVLKDSGDKKISERELSGLSAEELRTARNEIMARHGFIFDSPDMKEYFEQQSWYQPSAAYEDSALSETEQENIELIHRSELKKRQERAVEKFEENQRIAAKGDVQPMSSSWVYMESPCYFEELRGKWVDDSDPTYPDILEFWKEDGIYRYRYYSVVPGNGNGLGIGVTETAFEYCAGTFSLNSEEGYINCYVGNGDKIYKSFVYDVMSDTLVEASMDSNRPSFVKNNDFTYR is encoded by the coding sequence ATGATGAAAAAGAAAATGGCAAGAGGGATACTGGCAGTGATGGCAGTTGTGATGATGACACCGGCGGCAGCGTTTGCAGAGTCTGTGTATGTACTGAAGGACAGCGGCGATAAAAAGATTTCCGAACGGGAACTTTCGGGTTTGTCCGCCGAGGAGCTGAGGACTGCAAGAAATGAGATCATGGCAAGACATGGATTTATCTTCGACAGCCCGGATATGAAAGAATATTTTGAACAACAGAGCTGGTATCAGCCTTCGGCTGCGTATGAAGATTCTGCTCTGAGTGAAACCGAGCAGGAGAATATCGAGCTGATCCACCGGAGCGAACTGAAAAAAAGACAGGAGCGTGCCGTTGAAAAATTCGAGGAGAATCAAAGAATCGCGGCGAAAGGCGATGTGCAGCCGATGTCCTCATCATGGGTGTATATGGAAAGCCCCTGTTACTTTGAGGAGCTGAGAGGAAAGTGGGTGGATGACTCAGATCCCACGTACCCGGATATCCTGGAATTCTGGAAGGAGGACGGAATTTACCGCTATCGGTACTACAGTGTCGTGCCGGGCAACGGAAATGGACTGGGAATCGGGGTGACAGAGACGGCATTTGAATACTGCGCCGGGACGTTTTCACTGAACAGCGAGGAGGGTTATATCAACTGCTACGTAGGAAACGGCGATAAGATTTACAAGAGTTTCGTCTATGACGTAATGTCCGATACACTGGTTGAGGCAAGTATGGACAGCAATCGTCCGTCATTTGTCAAAAATAATGATTTTACCTACCGGTAA
- a CDS encoding ABC transporter permease encodes MIFQSLKMAWSAITSNKMRSFLTMLGIIIGVMSLVVLVSIVNGATTSVTDSISDMGTNLLRVSITDDKENPLRLSELQDFTDNDDIAAAAPTAQSSMTGKSGYTSETTTVYGTTGDYLDIMGLKLGYGRFLKSPDVDNHSYVVILSYDAAIELIGRADAVGETVALDGRSFEVVGVLAEDTSGMNSMSSSSPVLEAYIPYTTLTRMADNVLYVTSFCASAVSEETLDAAEATLTELMMNRFGQDEDAFTIQNQSTLMETMSSVTDTMSMMLGGIAAISLLVGGIGIMNIMLVSVTERTREIGIRKAIGARSWNIMLQFLIEALVVSLMGCMIGIGLSWVILKIAGMVMDSMSFQLQSGVVWLAVGFSAVIGVLFGIYPAKKAAGKHPIEALRHTG; translated from the coding sequence ATGATATTTCAGTCACTGAAGATGGCGTGGAGTGCCATCACATCGAATAAAATGCGTTCCTTTCTGACGATGCTCGGCATCATCATCGGTGTCATGTCACTGGTCGTGCTGGTGTCTATCGTGAACGGCGCGACTACGTCCGTGACGGATTCCATCTCTGATATGGGGACGAATCTGCTGCGGGTGAGCATCACGGATGACAAGGAAAATCCCCTGCGCCTTTCAGAACTGCAGGATTTTACGGACAATGACGATATTGCGGCGGCGGCTCCGACAGCACAGAGCAGCATGACGGGGAAAAGCGGCTACACGAGTGAGACAACGACTGTATATGGGACAACAGGCGATTATCTGGACATCATGGGACTGAAACTTGGGTACGGACGGTTTCTGAAAAGTCCGGATGTTGACAACCATTCCTATGTGGTGATACTGAGCTATGATGCTGCCATAGAACTCATCGGGCGTGCCGACGCCGTCGGTGAAACGGTAGCGCTTGACGGCCGCAGCTTTGAGGTCGTAGGGGTGCTCGCTGAAGATACATCCGGAATGAACTCGATGAGTTCGTCTTCCCCGGTGCTCGAGGCATACATTCCCTACACGACGCTCACGCGTATGGCGGATAATGTGCTTTACGTCACCAGTTTTTGCGCCTCTGCGGTGAGTGAAGAGACTCTGGATGCTGCCGAAGCAACGCTGACAGAGCTGATGATGAACAGGTTTGGACAGGATGAAGACGCATTTACGATACAAAACCAGTCAACACTGATGGAGACGATGAGCAGCGTCACGGATACCATGTCGATGATGCTTGGAGGAATCGCTGCGATCTCGCTGCTGGTAGGGGGAATCGGAATCATGAACATCATGCTGGTCTCTGTCACGGAGCGCACACGTGAGATCGGCATCAGAAAGGCGATAGGCGCGAGATCGTGGAACATCATGCTTCAGTTTCTGATCGAGGCGCTGGTGGTCAGCCTGATGGGATGTATGATCGGTATCGGGCTGTCCTGGGTGATTCTGAAGATTGCGGGTATGGTCATGGACTCCATGAGCTTTCAGCTGCAGTCCGGCGTGGTCTGGCTTGCGGTAGGATTTTCCGCTGTGATCGGCGTATTGTTTGGAATCTATCCGGCGAAGAAAGCGGCCGGAAAACATCCGATCGAAGCGCTCAGGCACACCGGATGA